The genomic interval CCCAATTCAATTTCTTTACAGCTTCTAAAACTCCTTTAGTAAAAAACAGAGCTCTTTCGTCATTATCATGAAAAAATATTCCATTCTCATCTTCATAAATCGCTTTTCTTTTAAAATATTCTTCATTATCTATAAAATAGACTTGTAATCTAGCATCAGGAATAGACGCTACTTTTATCAATAAAGGTTGATCTATGTCATTAATAATTAAATTCATTCCCGACAAACGAATAACTTCATGCAGTTGATGTCTTCGTTCATTAATTACTCCAAATCTTGGCATAAAAATACGTACATCATTTCCAATAGACTGCATAAATTTGGTCACCTTAAAAACAGATAAAGAAATTGGATTCTCTGAAGAAAAAGGAAATAAATCTGAAGAAACATATAATATACGTTTGCCTGTCATCTGAGAGTTATTTTTTTATATATATAGTAAAAAAAAACGGATCAATGCAAAGATAATAAATAATCAACAATACTGAATGACATCCGAAAACATAAACATATGAAAAATAATAAATTTTCTATTCTATAAATTCCTAATTATAGAATTTCAGATTTTTATTCTTGAACTATTATTCATTAATAAATACGTTTTTTATTTTTTATTATGAAATTAAAAAAAAGAA from Blattabacterium cuenoti carries:
- a CDS encoding glycogen/starch synthase is translated as MTGKRILYVSSDLFPFSSENPISLSVFKVTKFMQSIGNDVRIFMPRFGVINERRHQLHEVIRLSGMNLIINDIDQPLLIKVASIPDARLQVYFIDNEEYFKRKAIYEDENGIFFHDNDERALFFTKGVLEAVKKLNWVPDIIHIYGWISSLIPLYIKNFYKNDFIYRNAKIIASIYNKPFKGVLNKDLINKIRFDGIKSRKIKLLENPNYFNLIKLCMDFSDAIIKGDLSFPKEIEDYIEKNKFLVLKYYPVEEKIETVYQQFYKETVLEQID